The DNA sequence GAGGGCCGGCAGCTGGTCCGCCTCTTCACCGAGCCCGGGACCCGGGCCCCCCTCCACGCCACCGGGGTGGGGAAGGTCTTCCTGGCCTACGAGGGCCTCCCCGAGGACCTCCCTTTGGAGGCCTACACCCCCAACACCCGGACGGACCCGAGGGTCCTGGCCGAGGAGCTGGCCCAGGTGCGGGCCCAGGGGTACGCCTTGGACGACGAGGAGAAGGAGCTGGGGGTGCGGTGCGTGGCCGCCCCCATCTTCGGCCCCGCCGGGGAGGTGGTGGCCGCCCTCTCCCTCTCCGCCCCCGCAAGCCGCCTCCCCCTGGAGGCCGCCCACGCCCTCTCCGGGAAGGTCCGGGAGGCGGCGCTTAAGGTTTCTCTGCACCTAGGATACAGGCCGGAGTATAATGACCTCGGTAGGTGAGTTGCGCGGGGCTATGGCAGGGGGAGGGATGGACAAGGACCGTCCGGTGTACGTGATCAGCGTGGCCGCGGAACTGGTGGAGATGCACCCGCAGACGCTTCGGCTGTATGAGCGGAAGGGGTTGATCAAGCCGAGGCGGTCTGGGGGGAAGACGCGGCTGTATTCGGAGCGGGACATTGAGCGGCTGCGGGAGATCCGGCGGCTGACGCAGGAGCTGGGGGTGAACCTGGCGGGGGTGGAGGAGATCATGCGGCTCCGCTCGGAGCTCGAGGCCCTCCAGGCCCGGTTTGAGGCCGAGGTGGAGCGGCTTAGGCGGGAGCTCGGGGCGGAGCTCCAGGCCCTGGAGCTGCCCAAGGCCCTCCCCGCCCCGGGCCAGACCGCCTCGGCGAGCCCCAAGGACCGTCCGGTGTACGTGATCAGCGTGGCCGCGGAGCTGGTGGAGATGCACCCGCAGACGCTTCGGCTGTACGAGCGGAAGGGGTTGATCAAGCCGAGGCGGTCTGGGGGGAAGACGCGGCTGTATTCGGAGCGGGACATTGAGCGGCTGCGGGAGATCCGGCGGCTGACGCAGGAGCTGGGGGTGAACCTGGCGGGGGTGGAGGAGATCATGCGGCTCCGCTCGGAGCTCGAGGCCCTCCAGGCCCGGTTTGAGGCCGAGGTGGCCCGGCTCCGCCTCCTCCTG is a window from the Thermus filiformis genome containing:
- the hspR gene encoding heat shock protein transcriptional repressor HspR, fused homodimer type: MDKDRPVYVISVAAELVEMHPQTLRLYERKGLIKPRRSGGKTRLYSERDIERLREIRRLTQELGVNLAGVEEIMRLRSELEALQARFEAEVERLRRELGAELQALELPKALPAPGQTASASPKDRPVYVISVAAELVEMHPQTLRLYERKGLIKPRRSGGKTRLYSERDIERLREIRRLTQELGVNLAGVEEIMRLRSELEALQARFEAEVARLRLLLMEKAREEAEAKEGV
- a CDS encoding IclR family transcriptional regulator: MPRPRSKGATGVRTLERGLGVLRLLAEGERTLSELSKEAGLSKSTLYRLLTTLVRAGFAEERGGRYRVGPVAFAVGQAYRTRSLSEAARPWMLWLRDETGESVNLAVRSGLEALYVDQVEGRQLVRLFTEPGTRAPLHATGVGKVFLAYEGLPEDLPLEAYTPNTRTDPRVLAEELAQVRAQGYALDDEEKELGVRCVAAPIFGPAGEVVAALSLSAPASRLPLEAAHALSGKVREAALKVSLHLGYRPEYNDLGR